In Candidatus Binatus sp., the following proteins share a genomic window:
- a CDS encoding N-6 DNA methylase: protein MDALTAIEARRVALQHDLDGRKTQKERNRLGQFATPTTLASDVLTHARTLLPEDANVRFLDPAFGTGSFYAALTRYFPAERLQKATGIEIDPHYGIAAQELWRNHALEIEIGDFTAMKPPAPRERFNLVVCNPPYVRHHHMGASEKGRLQAATTAACGVRMGGLAGLYCYFLGLAHAWLADDGIAGWLVPSEFMDVNYGGPVKRYLLHEVELLRIHRFDPNELQFGDALVSSAVVWFRKRRPQARHDVEFSYGGTLSHPIHSRLVSVTALQNLRKWTGLAAGGLKETTEGLRLTDFFSIKRGLATGNNRFFILSRAEIESRNLPREFFKPILPGPRYLPADVIEAEADGTPKVERQQFILDCRLPEDQVRARFPSLWAYLKTGKPKVSDTYLCSRRSPWYSQENRPPAPFVCTYMGRGIAKREKPFRFILNRSQATAANVYLMLYPIPALAKAIERVPELARRVWEFLDSIPPEVLLGEGRVYGGGLYKMEPKELANVPADAISALLPASDLRPAKQREMFPERAA from the coding sequence ATGGACGCTCTGACTGCAATCGAAGCACGCCGAGTCGCCCTCCAACACGATCTCGACGGCCGCAAAACGCAGAAGGAACGCAACCGCCTCGGCCAGTTCGCGACGCCGACGACACTTGCTTCTGATGTTCTGACACACGCGCGCACGTTACTGCCGGAAGATGCGAACGTGAGGTTCCTAGATCCCGCATTTGGCACGGGATCCTTTTACGCGGCGCTCACGCGCTACTTCCCGGCCGAACGGCTCCAGAAGGCAACCGGAATCGAGATTGATCCGCACTACGGTATTGCGGCGCAAGAGCTATGGCGCAATCACGCCCTCGAGATCGAGATCGGCGATTTCACCGCCATGAAGCCGCCCGCGCCGCGGGAACGCTTCAACCTCGTGGTATGCAACCCCCCTTACGTTCGGCATCACCACATGGGAGCGAGTGAAAAGGGCCGCCTGCAAGCCGCTACGACAGCCGCGTGCGGCGTGCGCATGGGAGGCCTGGCTGGTCTGTATTGCTATTTTCTGGGCCTCGCGCATGCGTGGTTGGCAGACGACGGAATTGCAGGATGGCTGGTGCCCAGCGAGTTCATGGACGTTAACTATGGCGGTCCGGTGAAACGCTATCTCCTGCATGAAGTCGAGTTGTTGCGGATTCACCGATTCGATCCAAACGAGTTGCAATTTGGGGATGCGCTTGTATCTTCGGCGGTGGTGTGGTTTCGCAAGCGGCGGCCGCAGGCACGGCACGACGTGGAATTTAGTTACGGGGGGACGCTCTCGCATCCGATCCACTCCCGGCTTGTGTCAGTCACGGCGCTACAAAATCTGCGGAAATGGACGGGCTTAGCGGCGGGGGGACTGAAGGAGACAACCGAAGGGCTTCGGCTCACCGATTTCTTCTCGATCAAGCGCGGCCTCGCCACGGGGAACAATCGGTTTTTTATTTTGTCGCGAGCCGAGATCGAGTCGCGCAATCTACCTCGTGAATTTTTCAAGCCGATTTTACCGGGACCGCGCTATCTTCCCGCAGACGTGATCGAGGCAGAGGCAGACGGGACACCCAAGGTTGAACGGCAACAATTCATCCTCGATTGTCGGCTGCCGGAAGATCAGGTCCGTGCGCGCTTTCCGAGCCTCTGGGCCTATCTGAAAACAGGCAAGCCAAAAGTGTCCGACACCTATTTGTGCAGCCGTCGAAGTCCCTGGTATTCGCAGGAAAACCGGCCGCCTGCGCCGTTCGTTTGCACGTACATGGGCCGCGGCATCGCCAAGCGGGAGAAACCTTTTCGATTCATCCTCAACCGTTCACAGGCGACGGCGGCAAATGTCTATCTGATGCTGTATCCGATTCCGGCGCTGGCAAAAGCGATCGAGCGCGTCCCGGAGCTGGCGCGGCGGGTATGGGAGTTCCTAGATTCAATCCCGCCCGAAGTCCTTCTAGGTGAAGGTCGGGTCTATGGAGGCGGACTCTACAAGATGGAACCGAAAGAGCTCGCTAACGTACCGGCGGACGCTATATCTGCGCTCTTGCCTGCGAGCGACCTGCGACCTGCAAAGCAACGTGAGATGTTCCCGGAACGGGCCGCGTAA